Proteins from one Caulobacter sp. X genomic window:
- a CDS encoding SRPBCC domain-containing protein: MTDTVVIQDDELLIERILAAPRDLVFRVWTDPRHLTRWWGPKNFEPIDAEQDLRVGGTYRLGMKSAEGREVWSTGVYQEIVPNERIVMTFRWEDGAWGVDNLVTVTFLELASGRTLMRFHQQPFATVEARDAHNGGWNSLLDKFAAYLETVQ; encoded by the coding sequence ATGACCGACACCGTCGTGATCCAGGACGACGAGCTCCTGATCGAACGCATCCTGGCCGCCCCGCGCGACCTCGTCTTCCGCGTCTGGACCGATCCTCGGCACCTGACCCGCTGGTGGGGCCCCAAGAATTTCGAGCCGATCGACGCCGAGCAGGACCTTCGCGTGGGCGGAACCTATCGCCTGGGCATGAAGAGCGCCGAGGGACGCGAGGTGTGGAGCACCGGCGTCTACCAGGAGATCGTCCCCAACGAACGGATCGTCATGACCTTTCGCTGGGAGGACGGCGCCTGGGGCGTCGACAACCTGGTCACCGTCACCTTCCTGGAGCTGGCCAGCGGCCGGACCCTGATGCGCTTCCACCAGCAGCCCTTCGCGACCGTCGAGGCGCGCGACGCCCACAACGGCGGCTGGAACAGCCTGCTCGACAAGTTCGCCGCCTATCTGGAGACCGTCCAATGA
- a CDS encoding patatin-like phospholipase family protein: MRGFRVLAALMATLVLSACGTVSRDAFTAQDLGAVAPRGLADVRFSAADPAAGLKFAQEVHSHTAGRKVNVLAISGGGSNGAYGAGVLVGWTQAGNRPDFDIVTGVSTGALTAPFAFLGKDWDRRLTEAYTSDAADRILQKRGLDLFFAPSIFRNHALRDLVGKYVDPPLLYAVAVEHAKGRRLMIATTNLDTEQTMIWDMGAIASRGDAAALQLFRDVLVASASIPGVFPPSLIEVQGPNRKFSEMHVDGSVTTPFFVAPETLLLSILPGQDKTGPGEVSVIVNGQIDGGFGFTKGDALSILGRSWIAMNKAQLRTHLTANAAFTRRNGGVFRYTAIPDDAKGDFSGLDFAAEGRRALFKLGYDLGKSGAAWVAPTDPSANPPTPTPAAATP, from the coding sequence ATGCGCGGCTTTCGCGTCCTCGCCGCCCTGATGGCCACGCTGGTTCTGTCGGCCTGCGGGACCGTGTCGCGCGACGCCTTCACGGCTCAGGACCTGGGGGCGGTCGCGCCGCGGGGCCTGGCCGACGTGCGGTTCAGCGCCGCCGATCCCGCCGCGGGCCTGAAGTTCGCCCAGGAGGTCCACAGCCACACCGCCGGCCGCAAGGTCAATGTGCTGGCGATCTCGGGCGGCGGCTCGAACGGCGCCTATGGCGCGGGCGTGCTGGTGGGCTGGACCCAGGCGGGGAACCGGCCCGACTTCGACATCGTCACCGGCGTCTCGACCGGGGCCCTGACCGCGCCGTTCGCCTTCCTGGGCAAGGACTGGGACCGCCGCCTGACCGAGGCCTACACCAGCGATGCCGCCGATCGCATCCTGCAGAAGCGGGGGCTGGACCTCTTCTTCGCGCCCAGCATCTTCCGCAACCACGCCCTGCGCGACCTCGTGGGCAAGTACGTCGACCCGCCGCTGCTCTATGCGGTCGCCGTCGAGCACGCCAAGGGGCGGCGGCTGATGATCGCCACCACCAATCTCGACACCGAGCAGACGATGATCTGGGACATGGGGGCGATCGCCTCGCGCGGCGACGCGGCGGCGTTGCAGCTGTTCCGCGACGTGCTGGTCGCGTCGGCCAGCATCCCCGGCGTCTTCCCGCCCAGCCTGATCGAGGTCCAGGGCCCCAATCGCAAGTTCTCGGAGATGCACGTCGACGGCAGCGTCACCACGCCCTTCTTCGTCGCGCCCGAGACCTTGCTGCTGTCGATCCTGCCGGGGCAGGACAAGACCGGGCCCGGCGAGGTGTCGGTGATCGTCAACGGCCAGATCGACGGCGGCTTCGGCTTCACCAAGGGCGACGCCCTGTCGATCCTTGGCCGCTCGTGGATCGCCATGAACAAGGCCCAGCTGCGCACCCACCTGACCGCCAACGCGGCCTTCACGCGGCGCAACGGCGGGGTGTTCCGCTACACCGCCATCCCCGACGACGCCAAGGGCGACTTCTCGGGCCTCGATTTCGCGGCCGAGGGGCGGCGGGCGCTGTTCAAGCTGGGCTACGACCTGGGCAAGTCCGGCGCGGCCTGGGTCGCGCCGACCGATCCCTCGGCGAACCCGCCTACGCCCACCCCGGCGGCGGCGACCCCGTGA
- a CDS encoding DUF6311 domain-containing protein: protein MRSPKSLSRDQVLFAAVVTIVPILLCGFMFGFDIPLASAKFWVRPKNDMIAMTAAYEAYVRQPWSWPITMVSGLLPKPFSIVFSDSIPWLSILLKASGLGPYFNPLGVFLMLSYPLQAWSMVALLRSLGVKDKVPLAIGGLMALLFPTWIARQFGHIALCGHWLILFSLALTVSSARLGLTWKRVGGFAALAALATGVHAYHLVPIAACFGAALLAELLQRRGGAWTRVPLAAVAVLASVGLPALFLGYGEGSGPTGGAAAIGLYSMNVLGPVWPQASNVFGQYWTGGWYRGTLDPNGGQYFEGFQFMGVGPLLLVAAMLATLIWGALRGRRPEAGAFARWTPLALSMLALTLWAIGWVVYAGPTHLFDIPKPSGKVAEIVGGYRAHGRFFWAPGYLLMALGIAWASRLPRRAGLGLLAAALAIQAYDSSPLRQGVRSVFAGPDTLEMPVAFANSPAIRGRPWVFRPTYFCSPNPLDERVISQMALIAVRTGGTSNTFATARSNDAPCEVVPPDLTLDAAPGDRRMTIVMANGKLEGGDLQPIAQRTDCYRFKRGVVCGRDLAGISGLAPVLPGELATERPPLLSIRLDQTPKSPALTSGWADLDPGGKGLWTLGPKALFTLDAPKTIGPNGFFVDIVAIGFSDEPVRPQRVTLYAEGQRVDVQNIDTGNFYTYRFKVPNGAVKPGQPVRFMFDLPDARASKNDPRVLGIGVQEIRIVQ, encoded by the coding sequence ATGCGTTCGCCGAAGTCCTTGTCCCGCGATCAGGTCCTGTTCGCCGCCGTGGTCACGATCGTCCCGATCCTGCTGTGCGGCTTCATGTTCGGCTTCGACATCCCGCTGGCCTCGGCGAAGTTCTGGGTGCGGCCCAAGAACGACATGATCGCCATGACGGCGGCCTACGAGGCCTATGTCCGCCAGCCTTGGAGCTGGCCGATCACCATGGTCTCGGGCCTGCTGCCCAAGCCGTTCTCGATCGTGTTCAGCGACAGCATCCCCTGGCTGTCGATCCTGCTGAAGGCCTCGGGCCTGGGGCCGTACTTCAACCCGTTGGGCGTCTTCCTGATGCTCTCCTACCCGCTGCAGGCCTGGAGCATGGTCGCCTTGCTGCGGTCGCTGGGCGTCAAGGACAAGGTCCCGCTGGCGATCGGCGGTCTGATGGCCCTGCTGTTCCCGACCTGGATCGCCCGGCAGTTCGGCCACATCGCCCTGTGCGGCCACTGGCTGATCCTGTTCTCCCTGGCCCTGACGGTGTCGTCGGCGCGCCTGGGCTTGACCTGGAAGCGGGTGGGGGGCTTCGCGGCCTTGGCCGCCCTGGCGACGGGCGTCCACGCCTATCACCTGGTCCCGATCGCGGCCTGCTTCGGCGCGGCCCTGCTGGCCGAGCTGCTGCAGCGTCGCGGCGGCGCCTGGACGCGCGTCCCGCTGGCGGCCGTCGCCGTGCTGGCCTCGGTCGGCCTGCCGGCCCTGTTCCTGGGCTATGGCGAGGGCTCGGGCCCGACCGGCGGCGCGGCGGCCATCGGCCTCTATTCGATGAACGTGCTGGGCCCCGTCTGGCCGCAGGCCTCCAACGTCTTCGGCCAATACTGGACCGGCGGCTGGTATCGCGGGACCCTGGATCCCAACGGCGGCCAGTATTTCGAGGGCTTCCAGTTCATGGGCGTGGGGCCGCTGCTGCTGGTCGCCGCCATGCTGGCGACGTTGATCTGGGGCGCGCTGCGCGGGCGACGTCCCGAGGCGGGCGCTTTCGCGCGGTGGACGCCGCTGGCTCTGTCGATGCTGGCCCTGACGCTGTGGGCCATTGGCTGGGTGGTCTATGCCGGTCCGACCCACCTGTTCGACATCCCCAAGCCCAGCGGCAAGGTCGCCGAGATCGTCGGCGGCTACCGCGCCCACGGCCGCTTCTTCTGGGCGCCGGGTTACCTGCTGATGGCCCTGGGGATCGCCTGGGCCAGCCGCCTGCCGCGCCGCGCGGGCCTTGGCCTGCTGGCGGCGGCTCTGGCGATCCAGGCCTATGACTCAAGCCCGCTGCGCCAGGGCGTGCGCTCCGTCTTCGCTGGGCCCGACACCCTGGAGATGCCGGTCGCCTTCGCCAATAGCCCGGCCATCCGCGGCCGCCCCTGGGTGTTCCGCCCCACCTATTTCTGCAGCCCCAACCCGCTGGACGAGCGCGTGATCAGCCAGATGGCCCTGATCGCCGTGCGCACGGGCGGGACCTCGAACACCTTCGCCACCGCGCGCAGCAACGACGCGCCGTGCGAGGTCGTGCCGCCCGACCTGACCCTGGACGCCGCGCCCGGCGACCGGCGCATGACCATCGTGATGGCCAACGGCAAGCTGGAGGGCGGCGACCTGCAGCCGATCGCCCAGCGCACCGACTGCTACCGCTTCAAGCGCGGCGTGGTCTGCGGGCGCGACCTGGCCGGCATCTCGGGCCTGGCGCCCGTCCTGCCCGGCGAGCTGGCGACCGAGCGTCCGCCGCTGCTCTCCATCCGCCTGGACCAGACGCCGAAGTCGCCGGCCCTGACCTCGGGCTGGGCCGACCTCGATCCCGGCGGCAAGGGGCTGTGGACCCTGGGGCCCAAGGCCCTGTTCACCCTGGATGCGCCCAAGACCATCGGCCCGAACGGCTTCTTCGTCGACATCGTCGCGATCGGCTTCTCGGACGAGCCGGTGCGGCCGCAGCGGGTGACCCTGTACGCCGAAGGCCAGCGCGTCGATGTCCAGAACATCGACACCGGCAACTTCTACACCTACCGCTTCAAGGTCCCGAACGGGGCGGTCAAGCCGGGCCAGCCGGTGCGCTTCATGTTCGACCTGCCCGACGCCCGCGCGTCCAAGAACGATCCGCGCGTGCTGGGCATCGGGGTGCAGGAGATCAGGATCGTGCAGTAG
- the pgsA gene encoding CDP-diacylglycerol--glycerol-3-phosphate 3-phosphatidyltransferase — translation MKSLPNILTSSRLVMALFMFVALAAAAGAVPWVSDQLTADAQLRLERWAFYAFVIAAVTDFFDGWLARKLDAVSVWGAILDPIGDKILVCGALLGLMALGPNPLVVLPAGLILFREFTVSALREVGAGRGVKLPVTLLAKWKTTLQLVSIGAEMVLASWGAFGLPQEPSMIGGFTLVAHGLLWLATLVTLITGAQYWEAARKALA, via the coding sequence ATGAAGTCCTTGCCCAACATCCTCACCAGCTCGCGCCTCGTGATGGCGCTGTTCATGTTCGTGGCCCTGGCGGCGGCGGCCGGCGCGGTGCCGTGGGTCAGCGATCAGCTAACGGCCGACGCCCAGCTGCGGCTGGAGCGCTGGGCGTTCTACGCCTTCGTGATCGCGGCGGTGACCGACTTCTTCGACGGCTGGCTGGCGCGCAAGCTGGACGCGGTCAGCGTCTGGGGCGCGATCCTCGACCCGATCGGCGATAAGATCCTGGTCTGCGGCGCCCTGCTGGGCCTGATGGCGCTGGGGCCCAATCCGCTGGTCGTGCTGCCGGCGGGCCTGATCCTGTTCCGCGAGTTCACGGTCAGCGCCTTGCGCGAGGTCGGCGCCGGCAGGGGCGTCAAACTGCCGGTGACCCTGCTGGCCAAGTGGAAGACGACCCTGCAGCTGGTCTCGATCGGCGCCGAGATGGTCCTGGCCTCGTGGGGCGCGTTCGGTCTGCCGCAAGAGCCGTCGATGATCGGCGGCTTCACGCTGGTCGCCCACGGCCTGCTGTGGCTGGCGACCCTGGTGACCCTGATCACCGGCGCCCAGTACTGGGAAGCGGCGCGCAAGGCGCTGGCTTAG
- a CDS encoding cold-shock protein, whose translation MATGTVKWFNSAKGFGFIQPDNGGQDIFVHISAVERAGMNGLNEGQKLSYEPEVDRRSGKTSAGQLQSA comes from the coding sequence ATGGCTACTGGAACCGTGAAGTGGTTCAATTCCGCCAAGGGTTTTGGCTTCATCCAGCCGGACAACGGCGGCCAGGACATCTTCGTCCACATCTCGGCCGTTGAACGCGCCGGCATGAACGGCCTGAACGAAGGCCAGAAGCTGTCGTACGAGCCGGAAGTCGACCGCCGCAGCGGCAAGACCTCGGCTGGTCAGCTGCAATCGGCTTAA
- a CDS encoding glutathione S-transferase family protein — MTAVVSHYSWVPPFAQGRVRDLRVRWALEEAGLPYRTETVLHEDKTAYRAKQPFGQVPAYDDGEVAMFESGAIVLRIAERSDALMPRDPAGRARVQTWMFCALNTMEMPLALLTEINVFSAGQAWTEGARPRAEGWMRQRLAELSARLGDNPYLDGDRFTAGDLLMADVLRNVPEDMLAEQPNLAAYVARCTSRPTFQKAMAAQMAGFTGSPPPGWA; from the coding sequence ATGACCGCCGTCGTCTCGCACTACAGCTGGGTCCCGCCCTTCGCCCAGGGTCGGGTGCGCGACTTGCGGGTCCGCTGGGCCCTGGAAGAGGCCGGCCTGCCCTACCGGACCGAGACCGTGCTGCACGAGGACAAGACCGCCTACCGCGCCAAGCAGCCCTTTGGTCAGGTGCCGGCCTATGACGACGGCGAGGTCGCGATGTTCGAGAGCGGGGCGATCGTGCTGCGCATCGCCGAACGGTCAGACGCCCTGATGCCGCGCGACCCCGCCGGCCGCGCGCGGGTCCAGACCTGGATGTTCTGTGCGCTGAACACCATGGAAATGCCGCTGGCCCTGCTGACCGAGATCAATGTCTTCAGCGCCGGCCAGGCCTGGACCGAAGGAGCGCGGCCCAGGGCCGAGGGCTGGATGCGCCAGCGGCTCGCCGAACTGTCCGCGCGGCTGGGCGATAACCCTTACCTGGACGGCGATCGCTTTACGGCCGGCGACCTGCTGATGGCCGACGTGCTGCGCAACGTCCCCGAGGACATGCTGGCCGAGCAGCCGAACCTGGCGGCCTATGTCGCGCGCTGCACGTCGCGACCGACGTTCCAGAAGGCGATGGCCGCGCAGATGGCCGGCTTCACGGGGTCGCCGCCGCCGGGGTGGGCGTAG
- the carB gene encoding carbamoyl-phosphate synthase large subunit, which produces MPKRTDISSILIIGAGPIVIGQACEFDYSGVQACKALRAEGYRIILVNSNPATIMTDPDVADATYIEPITPEMVAKIIEKERPDALLPTMGGQTALNTALALEEQGVLAKFGVEMIGAKAEVIDKAEDRQKFRDAMDKLGLESPRSRACHTLEEAMEGLEFVGLPAIIRPSFTLAGTGGGIAYNVEEFKEIVERGLDLSPTTEVLVEESVLGWKEYEMEVVRDKADNCIIVCSIENIDPMGVHTGDSITVAPALTLTDKEYQWMRAASIAVLREIGVETGGSNVQFAVNPKDGRMVVIEMNPRVSRSSALASKATGFPIAKVAARLAVGYTLDELKNDITGGATPASFEPSIDYVVTKIPRFAFEKYPGSEPLLTTAMKSVGEVMAIGRTFKESVQKALRGLETGLAGFDEVEIHGADDPDTGKEAVIRALGVPTPDRLRVIAQAFRHGLTVEEVNVACSYEPWFLRQIAEIVRQEGWVKAGGLPTDAAAFRALKAQGFSDKRLAQLTGKTENEVRALRQALSVRPVFKRIDSCAGEFLASTPYMYSTYETGALGQIPECESDPSDAKKAVILGGGPNRIGQGIEFDYCCCHAAFALDQIGVESIMVNCNPETVSTDYDTSDRLYFEPLTAEDVLELLHVEKSKGTLAGVIVQFGGQTPLKLAHALEEAGIPILGTSPDAIDLAEDRERFQQLLNGLKIAQPENAIARSWDEARAEGEKIGFPFVMRPSYVLGGRGMEIIRDHEAMERYIAGAGEISLEHPILLDHYLSRATEVDVDALCDGKDVFVAGVLEHIEEAGVHSGDSACSMPPFSLKAETVEELKRQTVQMALALNVRGLMNVQFAIEEPHGDNPRIYVLEVNPRASRTVPFVAKTIGQPVAAIAAKIMAGATLASFGLKDVPYDHIAVKEAVFPFARFAGVDTVLGPEMRSTGEVMGLDWKRDGETSMGPAFARAFAKSQLGGGVKLPTKGTAFVSVKESDKPWIVEPVKLLQAAGFKVLSTEGTQAYLAEQGVQVEHVKKVLEGRPHIVDVMKNGGVQLVFNTTEGKQALEDSFEIRRTALMMKVPYYTTSAGALAAAQAIAGAPAEALDVRPLQSYA; this is translated from the coding sequence ATGCCCAAAAGAACTGACATCTCCTCGATCCTGATCATCGGCGCTGGGCCCATCGTCATCGGTCAGGCCTGCGAGTTCGACTATTCGGGCGTGCAAGCCTGCAAGGCGCTGCGCGCCGAGGGCTACCGGATCATCCTGGTCAACTCGAACCCCGCCACGATCATGACCGATCCGGACGTGGCCGACGCGACCTATATCGAGCCGATCACGCCGGAGATGGTCGCCAAGATCATCGAGAAGGAGCGCCCCGACGCGCTCTTGCCGACCATGGGCGGCCAGACCGCCCTGAACACGGCCCTGGCCTTGGAAGAGCAGGGCGTGCTGGCCAAGTTCGGCGTCGAGATGATCGGCGCCAAGGCCGAGGTCATCGACAAGGCCGAGGACCGCCAGAAGTTCCGCGACGCCATGGACAAGCTGGGTCTCGAAAGCCCGCGGTCGCGCGCCTGCCACACGCTTGAAGAGGCCATGGAAGGCCTGGAGTTCGTCGGCCTGCCGGCGATCATTCGCCCGTCCTTCACCCTGGCCGGCACCGGCGGCGGCATCGCCTACAATGTCGAGGAGTTCAAGGAGATCGTCGAGCGCGGCCTCGACCTCTCGCCGACCACCGAAGTTCTGGTCGAAGAGAGCGTCCTGGGCTGGAAGGAGTACGAGATGGAGGTCGTCCGCGACAAGGCGGACAACTGCATCATCGTCTGCTCGATCGAGAACATCGACCCGATGGGCGTGCACACCGGCGACTCGATCACCGTCGCTCCGGCCCTGACCCTGACGGACAAGGAATACCAGTGGATGCGCGCGGCCTCGATTGCCGTGCTGCGCGAGATCGGCGTGGAGACCGGCGGCTCGAACGTCCAGTTCGCCGTCAATCCGAAGGACGGCCGCATGGTCGTCATCGAGATGAACCCGCGCGTGTCGCGCTCGTCTGCGCTCGCGTCGAAGGCCACCGGCTTCCCGATCGCCAAGGTCGCCGCGCGCCTGGCCGTCGGCTACACCCTGGACGAGCTGAAGAACGACATCACCGGCGGCGCGACCCCGGCCTCGTTCGAGCCCAGCATCGACTATGTCGTCACCAAGATCCCGCGCTTCGCCTTCGAGAAGTATCCGGGTTCGGAGCCCCTGCTGACCACGGCCATGAAGTCGGTCGGCGAGGTCATGGCCATCGGCCGCACCTTCAAGGAAAGCGTCCAGAAGGCCCTGCGCGGCCTGGAGACGGGCCTGGCCGGCTTCGACGAGGTCGAGATCCACGGCGCCGATGATCCCGACACCGGCAAGGAAGCGGTCATCCGCGCCCTGGGCGTCCCGACCCCCGACCGCCTGCGCGTGATCGCCCAGGCCTTCCGCCACGGCCTGACCGTGGAAGAGGTCAACGTCGCTTGCTCGTACGAGCCCTGGTTCCTGCGCCAGATCGCCGAGATCGTCCGCCAGGAAGGCTGGGTGAAGGCCGGCGGCCTGCCGACCGACGCCGCCGCCTTCCGCGCCCTGAAAGCCCAAGGCTTCTCGGACAAGCGCCTGGCCCAACTGACCGGCAAGACCGAGAACGAGGTTCGCGCCCTGCGTCAGGCGCTGTCCGTCCGCCCGGTGTTCAAGCGCATCGACAGCTGCGCCGGCGAGTTCCTGGCCAGCACGCCGTACATGTACTCGACCTACGAGACTGGGGCGCTCGGCCAAATCCCCGAGTGCGAGAGCGATCCGTCCGACGCCAAGAAGGCGGTGATCCTGGGCGGCGGTCCCAACCGGATCGGCCAGGGCATCGAGTTCGACTACTGCTGCTGCCACGCCGCCTTCGCGCTCGACCAGATCGGCGTCGAGTCGATCATGGTCAACTGCAACCCCGAGACCGTCTCGACCGACTACGACACCTCCGACCGCCTGTACTTCGAGCCGCTGACGGCCGAGGACGTGCTGGAGCTGCTGCACGTCGAGAAGAGCAAGGGGACCCTGGCCGGCGTCATCGTCCAGTTCGGCGGCCAGACGCCGCTGAAGTTGGCCCACGCCCTGGAGGAGGCCGGCATCCCGATCCTGGGCACCAGCCCGGACGCCATCGACCTGGCCGAGGACCGCGAGCGCTTCCAGCAACTGCTGAACGGCCTGAAGATCGCCCAGCCGGAAAACGCCATCGCCCGCAGCTGGGACGAAGCGCGCGCCGAAGGCGAGAAGATCGGCTTCCCGTTCGTGATGCGTCCGTCCTACGTGCTGGGCGGCCGGGGCATGGAGATCATCCGTGACCACGAGGCCATGGAACGCTACATCGCCGGCGCCGGCGAGATCTCGCTCGAGCACCCGATCCTGCTGGACCACTATCTGAGCCGCGCCACCGAGGTCGACGTCGACGCCCTGTGCGACGGCAAGGACGTGTTCGTGGCCGGCGTGCTGGAGCACATCGAGGAAGCCGGCGTCCACTCGGGCGACTCGGCGTGTTCGATGCCGCCCTTCTCGCTGAAGGCCGAGACGGTCGAGGAGCTGAAGCGCCAGACTGTCCAGATGGCCCTGGCCCTGAACGTCCGCGGCCTGATGAACGTGCAGTTCGCGATCGAGGAGCCGCACGGCGACAACCCGCGCATCTACGTGCTGGAAGTGAACCCGCGCGCCTCGCGCACCGTGCCGTTCGTGGCCAAGACCATCGGCCAGCCGGTGGCGGCCATCGCGGCCAAGATCATGGCCGGCGCGACCCTGGCCAGCTTTGGCCTCAAGGACGTTCCCTACGACCACATCGCGGTCAAGGAAGCGGTCTTCCCGTTCGCCCGCTTCGCCGGCGTCGACACGGTGCTGGGCCCGGAAATGCGCTCGACCGGCGAGGTCATGGGCCTCGATTGGAAGCGCGACGGCGAGACCAGCATGGGCCCGGCCTTCGCCCGCGCCTTCGCCAAGAGCCAGCTGGGCGGCGGCGTCAAGCTGCCGACCAAGGGGACGGCGTTCGTCTCGGTCAAGGAAAGCGACAAGCCCTGGATCGTCGAACCGGTGAAGCTGTTGCAGGCGGCCGGCTTCAAGGTGCTGTCGACCGAGGGCACCCAAGCCTACCTCGCCGAACAGGGCGTCCAGGTCGAGCACGTCAAGAAGGTGCTGGAAGGCCGTCCGCACATCGTCGACGTGATGAAGAACGGCGGCGTGCAGCTCGTCTTCAACACCACCGAAGGCAAGCAGGCGCTGGAAGACAGCTTCGAGATCCGCCGCACGGCCCTGATGATGAAGGTGCCGTACTACACGACCTCGGCGGGCGCCCTGGCCGCCGCTCAAGCCATCGCCGGCGCCCCGGCCGAGGCCTTGGACGTCCGCCCGCTGCAGAGCTACGCGTGA
- a CDS encoding HWE histidine kinase domain-containing protein: MTDQDRGDLGGRRASTVRGRLVLLTVSLLIPAIVSMVLLLAGADRESRGQLYQQLVTTARALSGAVDRQAAVGVAVVETLASDQALINGDWEDFHRRAQRVVQRRPGWIVVSDLHGQQILNTLKPYGAPLPISPRANELTSALLAGRSKISDLRQGKVAGKPVITVATPILVKGQPYVLSYVVESASFASVFRQQRVPDRWVATLLDNNRRVIARSRLNEKFTGALASKDMEENLRHSTEGVNKSKSLEGVPTMVAYTRSPQTGWTLVVAIPRDDLASTVNRSVVLAGAVFLALLVLGITLSLIYARRINGEMRRLVSDAAAIGRGETLPPSDPDSLEEIAAVHSALREASRELTAREERQVVMINELNHRVKNTLATVQALARQTFLKTDGAPVEVFTERLIALSGAHDLLTKTGWREADMDQLVQKALGAHVGRVRREGPAVALAPHTAVGLSMVFHELATNSAKYGALSVPGGAVEVSWRLDPVTGNLAFTWRDVGGPPVTPPKTRGFGTRLIESSIRREQKGHARFDFRAEGLVFEASLPLPETVRWANPY; this comes from the coding sequence ATGACGGACCAGGATCGCGGCGATTTGGGCGGCCGCCGCGCTAGCACGGTGCGCGGGCGGCTGGTGCTCCTGACGGTCAGCCTGCTGATCCCGGCCATCGTTTCCATGGTGCTGCTGCTCGCGGGCGCGGATCGCGAGTCTCGCGGACAGCTCTATCAGCAACTGGTCACCACCGCGCGGGCGCTGTCGGGCGCCGTCGATCGCCAGGCCGCCGTCGGCGTCGCCGTGGTCGAGACCCTGGCCAGCGACCAAGCCCTGATCAACGGCGACTGGGAAGACTTCCACCGCCGCGCCCAGCGCGTCGTCCAGCGCCGTCCCGGCTGGATCGTGGTGTCCGACCTCCACGGGCAGCAGATCCTCAATACGCTGAAGCCGTATGGCGCGCCCCTGCCGATCTCGCCGCGCGCCAATGAGCTAACCAGCGCCCTGCTGGCGGGGCGCAGCAAGATTTCCGACCTGCGGCAAGGCAAGGTGGCCGGCAAGCCGGTGATCACGGTCGCCACGCCGATCCTGGTCAAGGGTCAGCCCTATGTCCTGTCCTATGTCGTGGAGTCGGCCTCGTTCGCCTCGGTGTTCCGCCAGCAGCGCGTGCCCGACCGCTGGGTCGCCACCCTGCTGGACAACAACCGCCGGGTCATCGCCCGCTCGCGGCTGAACGAGAAGTTCACTGGCGCCCTGGCCTCCAAGGACATGGAGGAGAACCTGCGCCACTCGACCGAGGGCGTGAACAAGAGCAAGTCCCTGGAAGGCGTGCCGACCATGGTCGCCTACACCCGCTCGCCCCAGACCGGTTGGACCCTGGTGGTGGCGATCCCGCGCGACGACCTTGCCAGCACGGTCAACCGCTCGGTCGTCCTGGCCGGCGCGGTGTTCCTGGCGCTGCTGGTCCTGGGCATCACGCTGTCGCTGATCTACGCTCGCCGGATCAATGGCGAGATGCGGCGGCTGGTCAGCGACGCCGCCGCGATCGGGCGCGGCGAGACCCTGCCGCCTTCGGATCCGGACAGCCTGGAAGAGATCGCCGCCGTCCACTCGGCCCTGCGCGAGGCTTCCCGCGAGCTGACGGCCCGCGAGGAGCGGCAGGTCGTGATGATCAACGAGCTGAACCACCGGGTGAAGAACACCCTGGCCACCGTCCAGGCCCTGGCCCGCCAGACCTTCCTGAAGACCGACGGCGCGCCGGTGGAGGTCTTCACCGAGCGGCTGATCGCCCTGTCCGGCGCCCACGATCTCCTGACCAAGACCGGCTGGCGCGAGGCCGACATGGACCAGCTGGTCCAGAAGGCCCTGGGCGCGCACGTCGGCCGGGTTCGCCGCGAAGGTCCCGCCGTCGCCCTCGCCCCGCACACCGCCGTCGGCCTGTCGATGGTGTTCCACGAGCTGGCGACCAACAGCGCCAAGTACGGGGCGTTGTCGGTTCCCGGCGGCGCGGTCGAGGTCTCCTGGCGGCTCGATCCGGTGACCGGCAACCTCGCCTTCACCTGGCGCGACGTCGGCGGCCCGCCGGTCACGCCGCCCAAGACCCGGGGCTTTGGCACCCGGCTGATCGAGAGCTCGATCCGGCGCGAGCAGAAAGGCCACGCCCGTTTCGACTTCCGCGCCGAGGGCCTGGTGTTCGAGGCCAGCCTGCCGCTGCCCGAGACGGTGCGCTGGGCCAATCCGTACTGA
- a CDS encoding helix-turn-helix transcriptional regulator gives MTDQLSATFAALADPTRRAILARLTRGEASVSELAAPFDISLPAVSRHLKVLEAAGLISRSREAQVRPCKLEADALKRAYGWIEHYRRFWDASFDRLDDYLAELQAQAPSPTDKPRTPKP, from the coding sequence ATGACCGACCAGCTCTCCGCCACCTTCGCCGCCCTCGCCGACCCGACCCGCCGGGCGATCCTGGCGCGCCTCACGCGGGGCGAGGCCAGCGTCAGCGAGCTGGCCGCGCCGTTCGACATCAGCCTGCCGGCCGTCTCCCGCCACCTGAAGGTGCTGGAGGCCGCCGGCCTGATCAGCCGCTCGCGCGAGGCCCAGGTCCGCCCCTGCAAGCTGGAGGCGGACGCCCTCAAGCGCGCCTACGGCTGGATCGAACATTACCGCCGGTTCTGGGACGCCAGCTTCGACCGGTTGGACGACTACCTCGCCGAACTGCAGGCCCAGGCTCCCTCCCCCACCGACAAGCCGAGGACTCCCAAGCCATGA